A stretch of Planococcus citri chromosome 5, ihPlaCitr1.1, whole genome shotgun sequence DNA encodes these proteins:
- the LOC135849493 gene encoding uncharacterized protein LOC135849493, giving the protein MIKFALVSLVCISVVSAQLGGLGYGHGAGGIGGGGYQGGGAGGYQQGGGAGYGSQGSSAGGQTGYVHKETSSFTAGGSQGGYQQGGQGGYQQGGQSGYGQGGFGGQGGGFGK; this is encoded by the coding sequence CTCGTTTCATTAGTCTGCATTTCCGTAGTATCCGCACAACTCGGAGGACTCGGATACGGTCACGGTGCTGGTGGTATTGGTGGTGGGGGTTACCAGGGTGGTGGCGCAGGCGGTTACCAACAAGGTGGCGGCGCCGGCTACGGCAGCCAAGGAAGCTCAGCCGGAGGACAAACTGGTTATGTACATAAAGAAACTAGCAGCTTCACCGCAGGTGGTTCACAGGGTGGTTACCAACAAGGTGGCCAAGGTGGTTATCAACAAGGTGGTCAAAGTGGATATGGTCAAGGAGGCTTTGGAGGACAAGGTGGTGGTTTTGGAAAGTAA